Below is a window of Halolamina sp. CBA1230 DNA.
AGCGCCGTCGGCGGCGTCGCGCCCGACGAGGCGGTCGAGCGCGTCGAATCCGGGCTCGACGCCGGCTACACGCGGTTCAAACTGAAAGCGAACGGCGAGCCCCGGGCCGACGCCGAGCGCATCGACGCGGTCGTCGACGCGCTCGCCGCCCGCGGCGACCCCGACGAGCTCTCGGTCCGGGTCGACGCCAACACGGGCTGGGAGACCGCCGAGCGCGCCGCACGCGCCGTCGAGCGGATCGAGCGTCCGGCGTACGTCGAGTACCTCGAACAGCCCGTGGCGCCGGCCGCGACCGCCGACCTGCGTCATCTCCGCCGGACCAGCGGGCTGGCCGTGTTCGCCGACGAGTCGATCCACGACCTGCGGGACGTGCGCGAGCTGCTGGCCGAGCCGGCGGCGGTTTCGGGGATCTGCCTGAAGCTCGCCAAGACGGGGTCGCTGCGGGAGTGGACGACGATGGCCGAGGTCGCGGCCGACGCTGGCCGCCCGGTGACACCCATCAGCGCGTTCGACACCTCACTCGGCGCCGCGCTCACGCTCCACCTCTGTGCGACCGTCCCGCGACTCTCCGCGGCCGCGGAGGTCATCCCGGACATGGTCGCCGGGGACCCGGCGACCGAGACGCTCGAGGTCGGCCCCGAGATGGCCGTCCCGGCGGGGCCGGGTGTCGGCGTCGATCTGCCCGATTCGCTGTTCGACTGATCGGATGCGACCCGCCTTTCAGACCACGTGCTCCCCGTTTTTCACGGTCCTTGCTGCCGTCCAAACAGCTATAGCTCCGTCGGTCCACCCTCCGGTATGCTCGAACCGATCGACAGAGAGACCGAGAAGGCGCTCCGAGAGCGCGTCGACCGCGACGAACTCGAACGGCACGTCGACGCGTTCGACGGCACCGAGCGGATCTCCGGCACCGACGACGAGTGGGCGGCCGCGGAGTACGTCGTCGAGACGCTGCGGGAGTACGGCTGTGAGGCCGAGCTGCGTTCGTTCGAGGGGTACATCAGCGTCCCGGAGGACGCCCGCGTCGACGTGACCGCGCCCACCCGGGAGACGTTCGACGAGGCGATCACGACGTCCTTCGGCGCGAGCACGCCCCCCAGCGGCGTCTCGGGCGAGGTCGTCCGCCTCGACGACGTGACCGAGGCGTCCGTCGCCGCCGCCGACGTCGAGGGGAAGATCGTGTTCACGACGGGGCTGCCCACGCCCGAACCGATCACGCTGCTCGACGACGCGGGCGCCGCGGCGGTGATCTACCAGTCCGTCAACCCCGACCAGCTCCACGAGATGATCGTCACGCCGGTGTGGGGGACGCCAGGGCTCGACGACGCCGACGAGATCCCGGAGCTCCCGGTGGCCCAGATCGGCCACGACGCGGGGAACTGGCTGCTGGAGCGCTGTACCGAGGGCCCCGTCGAGGCGACCGTGACGACGGAAGTCACCACCGAACTGACGACGCTGCCCTGTCCGGTCGGGCGGGTCGACGGCACCGAGAGCGACCGCTACCTGGTCGTCGGCAACCACGTCGACTCGTGGTACGAGGGGATCACCGACAACGCGACGGCGATGGCGGCGACGCTCGAACTCGCCCGGATCGCCGCCGCCGACCCGCCGGCGCGGGGGCTGGTGTTCGGCTTCTGGCCCGCCCACTCGACGGGGCGGTACGCCGGCAGCGCGTGGTGGGCCGACCAGGAGTGGCTGGATCTCCGGGAGAACGGCGTCGCCTACTACCACCTCGACCTCAACGGACTGAAAGGCGCCGACGGGCTCTGGCACCAGGAGATGGCCGAACTCGGCGAGGAGCACGTCGACGTCCTGGAGACGGCGGGCGACCTGCCGCTGCTCGACGGCGGCGAGGCGGGGTTCCTCGGCGACGACCGCCCGGCGCGCAACTCCGACCAGTCGTTCTGGGGCGCCGGCCTCTCCTCGCTGCTCTCGGGCGCGCGGCTGGAGCCCGGCGGCGAGGGCGGCCCCATCGGCGGCGGCTGGTGGTGGCACACCCCCGAGGACACCCGTGACAAGGTCGATCTCGACGTGCTCGCGGAGGAGACACGGATCGGGGTGACGCTGGCCAGCCGGCTCTGTGACTCGCCGGCGCTCCCCCACGACTACCGGGCGACGGCCGTCGATATCCGCGAGCAGATCGAGGCGATCGAGGCGGAGACGGACCGGTCGTTCGACGGCGTCCACGAGGAGATCGATGCGCTGGCGGCCGCGCTGGACGAGGCGTACGACCTGATCGACGCGGTCGACGTCGTCGACTCCGACGCCGCGGCGGCGGCAGAGGACCTCCAAGTCACGCTGGGGAACAAGCTGATCCCGG
It encodes the following:
- a CDS encoding mandelate racemase/muconate lactonizing enzyme family protein → MTRPITAVDVETRTLPLAESFPTSYGDLPTDHCYVRVDDGETVGYGEGAALRTFTGETAATMAVAAREQYAPAVVDEPPDPALRALARARERLPNHPGAAVAVEAAVLDLKARRKGVPLHDLLGPTRRTTVPTVSAVGGVAPDEAVERVESGLDAGYTRFKLKANGEPRADAERIDAVVDALAARGDPDELSVRVDANTGWETAERAARAVERIERPAYVEYLEQPVAPAATADLRHLRRTSGLAVFADESIHDLRDVRELLAEPAAVSGICLKLAKTGSLREWTTMAEVAADAGRPVTPISAFDTSLGAALTLHLCATVPRLSAAAEVIPDMVAGDPATETLEVGPEMAVPAGPGVGVDLPDSLFD
- a CDS encoding M28 family peptidase encodes the protein MLEPIDRETEKALRERVDRDELERHVDAFDGTERISGTDDEWAAAEYVVETLREYGCEAELRSFEGYISVPEDARVDVTAPTRETFDEAITTSFGASTPPSGVSGEVVRLDDVTEASVAAADVEGKIVFTTGLPTPEPITLLDDAGAAAVIYQSVNPDQLHEMIVTPVWGTPGLDDADEIPELPVAQIGHDAGNWLLERCTEGPVEATVTTEVTTELTTLPCPVGRVDGTESDRYLVVGNHVDSWYEGITDNATAMAATLELARIAAADPPARGLVFGFWPAHSTGRYAGSAWWADQEWLDLRENGVAYYHLDLNGLKGADGLWHQEMAELGEEHVDVLETAGDLPLLDGGEAGFLGDDRPARNSDQSFWGAGLSSLLSGARLEPGGEGGPIGGGWWWHTPEDTRDKVDLDVLAEETRIGVTLASRLCDSPALPHDYRATAVDIREQIEAIEAETDRSFDGVHEEIDALAAALDEAYDLIDAVDVVDSDAAAAAEDLQVTLGNKLIPALYTSRRDYDQEPALPHEPLPELRRAAGVDGTRREERFAETTLTREETRLRHRLRNARKAAESFVASN